The following coding sequences lie in one Paraburkholderia largidicola genomic window:
- a CDS encoding tyrosine-type recombinase/integrase has translation MARVTINRDYLLGVEGNGKLRYIPDEKLRGFCIKVSPTGSVAFYYRWDKPRTADGKRQQGSKFIANWPGTEPGKARDMAAKFAATVEHSTDDNRTILAKRDQRAKEADRAKVVPTLGEYLADTYGPFVKAERATGARIIADIQKTFSSWLDRPLDQITIKEISDWKTAELSRVLRPAANGLPEKRVKPATMNGKLNKLKGLFSHAFENIVISTNPAENVTKTDEGPERVRWLHWDEAQRLHQALDERETQLWVERERINTDPRHGSVSATHATFADCVKPAVLFALNSGLRRKEQLSLLWTDIDMYGREITVRTSKTKRSRVVPINDELFAVLTAWRAQCFGGSVYPLLVFPSTTGDAQREVKAFDDVRRAAKIHNFRWHDLRHTFATWAVAGGAPLDVVSRWLGHSRIEQTMRYAHRSPEFAARAINAVSLGHVAANGVALKAA, from the coding sequence ATGGCACGCGTCACCATCAACCGCGATTATCTGCTGGGCGTGGAAGGCAATGGAAAGTTGCGCTACATTCCCGACGAAAAGCTGCGCGGGTTCTGTATCAAGGTATCGCCGACCGGCTCGGTCGCTTTCTATTACCGCTGGGACAAACCGCGCACCGCTGACGGCAAGCGACAGCAAGGCAGCAAGTTCATCGCGAACTGGCCGGGAACCGAACCCGGCAAGGCGCGCGACATGGCGGCGAAGTTCGCCGCGACGGTCGAGCATAGCACCGACGACAACCGCACCATTCTCGCCAAACGCGACCAGCGCGCGAAAGAAGCCGACCGGGCCAAGGTGGTCCCGACATTGGGGGAGTACTTGGCCGACACGTACGGCCCGTTCGTAAAGGCTGAACGGGCGACCGGCGCGCGCATCATCGCGGACATTCAAAAGACATTCTCGTCGTGGCTCGACCGCCCGCTGGACCAGATCACGATCAAAGAAATTTCAGACTGGAAAACGGCCGAACTGTCGCGCGTGCTGCGCCCCGCCGCGAATGGTCTGCCGGAGAAGCGTGTCAAGCCCGCAACGATGAACGGCAAGCTCAACAAGCTCAAGGGGCTTTTCAGTCACGCATTCGAGAACATCGTTATCTCCACCAATCCGGCAGAGAACGTGACGAAAACCGATGAAGGACCGGAGCGAGTCCGATGGCTGCATTGGGACGAAGCGCAGCGGCTACATCAGGCGCTTGACGAGCGTGAGACCCAACTGTGGGTCGAACGTGAGCGCATCAACACCGATCCGCGTCACGGTTCCGTGTCGGCAACTCATGCAACTTTTGCGGACTGTGTGAAGCCTGCGGTCCTGTTCGCGCTCAACTCGGGACTGCGCCGCAAGGAACAGCTTTCCCTGCTCTGGACTGACATTGATATGTACGGCCGCGAGATTACTGTACGCACGAGCAAGACGAAGCGCTCTCGCGTCGTGCCGATCAATGACGAACTGTTTGCCGTGCTGACGGCGTGGCGCGCGCAGTGTTTCGGCGGAAGCGTTTATCCGCTGCTGGTTTTTCCGAGCACAACCGGCGACGCGCAACGGGAAGTCAAGGCATTCGACGATGTTCGGCGCGCTGCAAAAATCCACAACTTTCGCTGGCACGATCTGAGACATACATTCGCGACGTGGGCGGTCGCGGGCGGCGCGCCACTCGATGTCGTCAGCCGCTGGCTCGGGCACAGCCGCATCGAACAGACGATGCGCTATGCACACCGCTCGCCCGAGTTCGCGGCGCGCGCCATCAACGCGGTATCACTCGGGCACGTGGCGGCTAATGGTGTTGCTCTCAAAGCGGCTTGA